The DNA window TTACGACTTAAACTTCCCAAGCTCATTGTTGAGATTTTCAGTCATTACATGTAAATGTTCTGATGCTTGAGAGACATTGTCGATACTTCCAACATTCTCTTTAGAGATCACATTGATCTTCTCAATTTCATCGACGATCTTTTTGATTTTAGATGCGGTATCAATAAAGTCATTCACGGTATGGTGAGACTCATCAATGGTTTTATGAATAATGTTGGCAACATTGTTCATACCATCTTGCAGTTCTATTGAGATAGATGCAAGGGCATTAACTTCTCCAGCATTTGTAGTAATATCGGTATTAGCATCCATAATGGATTGAACAACTACATTGATGGTTGCATCAATCTCGACTAAGCTCTTTTGTGTTCGTTCAGCCAGTTTACGCACTTCATCGGCAACAACAGCAAACCCACGTCCATGCTCCCCAGCCCTTGCTGCTTCAATGGCAGCATTAAGTGCTAGAAGGTTGGTT is part of the Sulfurospirillum oryzae genome and encodes:
- a CDS encoding methyl-accepting chemotaxis protein; its protein translation is ISNENASISEELSRTASEVVRNVDTESKIVENTKEEGIALVKSIESSVTKAKDSQKALSATQKDISDVKTKVEHLEHTMQATAAKEQGLAERLNTVSHNANEVKEVLSIIRDIADQTNLLALNAAIEAARAGEHGRGFAVVADEVRKLAERTQKSLVEIDATINVVVQSIMDANTDITTNAGEVNALASISIELQDGMNNVANIIHKTIDESHHTVNDFIDTASKIKKIVDEIEKINVISKENVGSIDNVSQASEHLHVMTENLNNELGKFKS